From Camelina sativa cultivar DH55 chromosome 20, Cs, whole genome shotgun sequence, the proteins below share one genomic window:
- the LOC104771590 gene encoding embryonic protein DC-8-like, which translates to MDMAAMQLTRTAFFGLSKAFPISRAPRTLAVVIGCKTSRVFFASSVNHSQGRYDPVEKSRDSRADLAYESKKWREESGEYSEGGKEKAKGKAYDTNGKTRDYAEQTKDKVNEGASRAADKAYETKEKAKDKAYDAKEKTKDYAEEARDRVNEGASRAADKAYETKEKAKDKAYDMKEKTKDYAEEARDRVNEGASRAADKTYETKEKAKEKAYDVKENTKDYAEEAKDKVNEGASKASDKAYETKERAKDYAEDSKERADDMAHGLKEKAQDIGEKTKETVKDVWETAKSTAQKVTEAVVGSGEEADRARDDVDKGLEDLSKKANENRNKDDDFKKF; encoded by the exons ATGGACATGGCGGCTATGCAACTAACTAGAACTGCTTTTTTTGGTCTCTCGAAGGCTTTCCCTATAAGCCGAGCTCCGAGAACTCTTGCGGTGGTGATTGGTTGCAAAACATCTCGTGTCTTTTTCGCCTCGTCGGTTAACCATTCTCag gGGAGATATGATCCGGTAGAGAAATCGAGAGACTCGAGGGCTGATTTGGCTTATGAGTCGAAGaaatggagagaagaatcagGAGAATACTCTGAAGGGGGTAAAGAAAAAGCTAAGGGTAAAGCGTACGATACGAACGGTAAGACGAGAGATTATGCAGAACAAACGAAAGATAAAGTGAACGAAGGTGCGAGCAGAGCAGCTGATAAAGCCTACGAGACGAAAGAGAAAGCTAAGGACAAGGCCTATGATGCGAAAGAGAAGACTAAAGATTATGCGGAAGAGGCTAGGGATAGGGTGAATGAAGGAGCGAGCAGAGCAGCTGATAAAGCCTACGAGACGAAGGAGAAAGCTAAGGACAAAGCCTATGATATGAAAGAGAAGACTAAAGATTACGCTGAAGAGGCTAGGGATAGAGTGAATGAAGGAGCGAGTCGAGCAGCTGATAAAACCTACGAGACAAAAGAGAAAGCTAAGGAAAAAGCCTATGATGTGAAAGAGAATACTAAAGATTACGCAGAAGAGGCCAAGGATAAGGTGAACGAAGGAGCGAGCAAAGCATCTGATAAAGCCTACGAGACTAAAGAGAGGGCGAAGGACTATGCAGAGGACTCAAAGGAGAGAGCAGATGATATGGCACATGGGTTAAAGGAAAAGGCTCAAGATATTGGGGAGAAGACTAAGGAGACTGTAAAAGATGTGTGGGAGACGGCGAAGAGCACGGCTCAGAAGGTGACAGAGGCGGTGGTTGGGTCCGGTGAGGAGGCGGATAGGGCTCGGGATGATGTTGATAAGGGCTTGGAGGATCTGTCTAAAAAGGCGAATGAAAATCGGAATAAGGATGATGATTTCAAGAAGTTCTAA